AGATCGTAGCCGTCCTTGGTGCCGTCACGGTCCATGCTGGTGAGCAGGATCTCGCCGGCGCCCAGCTCTTCCATGCGCTGCGCCCACTCGATGGCGTCGATGCCGGTCGGGTTGCGGCCGCCGTGGGTGTAGACCTCCCAGCCGCCATTGGCGCGGGAGCGGGCGTCGATGGCAACCACGGTGCACTGCGAGCCGAACCGCTCCGCCGCCTCGTTCACGAACTCGGGACGGTGCACCGCCGCGGTGTTGATGGAGACCTTGTCGGCACCTGCGTTGAGCAGGCGCCGGATGTCGTCGACGGTGCGGACGCCGCCGCCGACGGTGAGCGGCATGAACACGCGCTCCGCTGTCCTGCGCACCACGTCGATGATGATGTCGCGCTCGTCGGAGGAAGCGGTGATGTCGAGGAAGGTCAACTCGTCGGCGCCCTGCTGGTCGTACAGCTCGGCGATCTCGACCGGGTCGCCCGCGTCGCGCAGGCCCAGAAACTGGACCCCCTTAACTACACGACCACCTTTTACGTCCAGGCAGGGGATGATTCTTTTTGTAAGCATCTTAAAACTCCAGCTTTGTTTTAGCGCTGCTTCTTGGTCAGTGCGATGGCTTCGGCGAGGTTGATGGCGCCGGAGTAGATGGCCTTGCCGGTGATGACGCCGGTGACACCGGAGGACTCGATCGCGATCAGGTTCTCGATGTCCTTCAGCGACGAGAGGCCGCCGGAAGCGATCACCGGGATGTTGATGGCTTCGGCCAGCGCCTTGGTCGCCTCGATGTTCGGCCCCTGCATCATGCCGTCGCGGCTGATGTCGGTGTAGATGATGGCGGAGACGCCGTCACCCTCGAACTGCCTGGCGAGCTCGGTGGCCGTGATGCCGGTCACCTCGGCCCAACCCTGGACCGCGACCATGCCGTTCTTGGCGTCGATGCCGACCACGATCTTGCCGGGGAACTTGGCGCAGGCTTCCTTCACGAAAGCAGGATTTCTCTGCGCGGCGGTGCCGATGATGACGCGGCCGATGCCGAGGGAGAGATAGGCTTCGATGGTGGCGATGTCGCGGATGCCGCCGCCGAGCTGGGTCGGGATGGTGACGGATTTCACGATGGACTCGATGGCGGAGCGGTTCTTCGGCTCGCCGGCGAAGGCGCCGTCCAGGTCGACGATGTGCAGGATCTCGCCGCCCTGGCGCTGCCACTCGGCCGCCTGTGCGCCCGGATCATCGTTGAAAACCGTGTCCTTCTCCATCAGCCCCTGCTCAAGGCGGACGCAGCAGCCATTCTTCAGATCTATTGCCGGAATAATGATCATTTCAATTCCTCATCGATATTTCAATTCTCACCCCTGTCAAACCCCCTCCCCCTCCGGGGGAGGGTGGCCGGAGGCCGAGTGAGGGATTTGCCATGGAGCGACATTATTGCAGATTGCATTGCCCTCACCCCCGCCCCTCTCCCGGAGGGCGAGGGGAGACAAACTACCCGGGCGAAGGCTAGTTCATTGCCGCGAAGTTCTTGAGCATGGCGAGCCCCTTGTCCTGGGACTTCTCCGGGTGGAACTGGGCGGCTACGACGTTGTCGCGCCAGATGGCGGCGCAGAAGTCGATGCCGTAGTTGGTGGTCGCCGCCACCACGCTCTCGTCGTTCGGCTTCACGTAGTAGGAGTGCACGAAGTAGACGTTGGAGCCGTTGTCGACGCCGTTGAACAGCGGCGAGGGGCGCTTGATGTCGAGTTGGTTCCAGCCCATGTGCGGCACCTTCAGTTCCTCACCCGCCTGCTCCATCCCTTCCGGGAAACGGAGCACCTTGCCGGGGATGATATCCAGCCCCTTGTGGATGCCGAATTCCTCACTCTCGGTGAAGAGGAGCTGCAGGCCGAGGCATATGCCGAGGAAGGGTTTGCCTTCCTTGATCACCTTAAGGATCGGCTCGACGAAGCCCCCCTCCTCCAGGTTCCTGATGCAGTCGCGGAAGGCCCCGACGCCCGGGAGCACGACGCGCTCGGCGTCCAGAAGCACCTTCGAGTCCGTGGTGACCACAGCCTCGTAGCCAACCTTCTCGAACCCTTTCTGCACGGAGCGCAGATTGCCCATGCCGTAATCTATGATCGCGATCATCTATCTATCCTTCCGGCACGTTGCAGTGCCTGTCACTTGCTACCAGTTTTTGTTGCTAGGGCGAGATTTGAGGAGATGCCAGCGCCCTCATCCGCCCCTTCGGGGCACCTTCCCCCGGCGGGGGAAGGGATGGACTCTCCCCCTCGCCCTCCGGGAGAGGGCTGGGGTGAGGGCCGCCTTTACAGCTTGCCCTTGGTGGACATAACCCCTTCGATTCGGGAATCCATCTGGGTCGCCATGTCCAGCGCGCGGGCGGCGGCCTTGAAGCAGGCTTCCAGGATGTGGTGCACGTTGTCGCCGTACATGACGTTGATGTGGAGGTTCGCGCCGCAGTGGTTCACGAAGCCCTGGAAGAACTCGCGCACCAGCTCGACGTCGAAATCGCCGATCTTCACCTTGGGGAGCTGAACGTTGTAGACCAGGTAAGGACGACCGGAGAGGTCGGTAGCGACGCTGGCAAGGGTCTCGTCCATCGGCACGGTGGCCTGGCCGTAGCGGCGGATGCCGCACTTGTCGCCCAGCGCTTCCTTGAAGGCCGAACCGAGCACGATGCCGATGTCCTCGACGGTGTGATGGAAGTCAATGTCGATGTCGCCGTGCGCTTCAACCTTGAGGTTGAAGAGGCCGTGCCTGGCGAAAAGGTCCAGCATGTGGTCCAGGAAAGGAACCGAGGTGCAGACCTGCGCCTCGCCTTTGCCGTCGATTTCGAGGGAGAGCTTGATCTGCGTCTCCTTGGTGATGCGTTCGATGTTTGCCGACCGGGCCATGCTGCCTCCTTGAATTAGATGATCAAAGCCGCAATGAATTCCAAACTAGCTGTCGAGCCTGAAGCTGACCGACTTGCCGTGGGCCTCCAGCCCTTCCAGCGTTGCGATCCGGACGATGTCCTTGCCGACCCGCTGCAGGCCGCCCTTGGTGAAATAGATGAGGGAGCTTTTCTTGACGAAGTCATCCACCGAGAGGGGCGAGAAGAAGCGTGCCGTGCCGCCGGTCGGAAGGGTGTGGTTGGGGCCGGCCAGGTAGTCGCCGGAGGCCTCGGGGGTGTAGTGCCCCATGAAGATTGCGCCGGCATTGGTGATAAGCGGCATGATCTCGAAAGGGTTCTCCACGGCAAGTTCCAGGTGCTCCGGGGCGATGCGATTGGAGAAGGCAATGGCCTCTTCCAGGTTGCCGGCAACGATGATGACCCCGAAGGATTCCCAGGACTTGCGGGCGATCGCTTCGCGGGACAGTTCCTTCAATTGGCGCTCTACTTCCGCCGCCGCCTTCTCACCGAAGCCACGGTCGGTGGTGATCAGGACAGAGGAGGCGAGTTCGTCGTGCTCGGCCTGGGACAGAAGGTCGGCCGCGATGTGGGTCGGATTGCCGCTGCCGTCGTTGATGACCAGGATCTCGCTCGGGCCGGCGATCATGTCGATGCCGACCTGGCCGAAAACCAGCTTCTTCGCGGTGGCGACGTAGATGTTGCCCGGGCCGGTGATCTTGTCGACCCTGGGGACGGTGGCGGTGCCGTAGGCGAGTGCAGCGACGGCCTGAGCGCCGCCGATGCGGAAGACGCGGTCCACGCCGGCAAGCTTGGCAGCGACCAGCACGTGTGCGTTGGTTTCGCCGCCCGGAGTGGGGACGACCATGATGATCTCGCCGACGCCGGCAACCTTGGCGGGAACGGCGTTCATGATGACGCTGGAGGGATAGCAGGCCTTGCCGCCGGGGACGTAGATGCCCACTTTGGCGAGCGGTGTCACCTTCTGCCCCAGCATGATGTCGGCTTCCTCAGTGGAAAGCCAAGTCTGCTGCTTCTGCTTCTCGTGGTAGCGGGCGACGCGCTCGACGGCGAGCTTCAGCGCCGCGAGGTCCTTCTCGTCCACTTGGGCGAACGCCTTGGCGAACTCTTCCTCGGTGATCTCTAGCCCAGCCGCGTCGCACTCGACCCGGTCAAAACGGCGGGTGTACTCAAGGAGCGCCTCGTCGCCGCGCTTGCGCACATCCGAGATGATGCCCAGCACCACCTCTTCGACCTCGCGCCCCGACTCCTCGCCACGTTCAACAATGGCATCGAACTTCGCCTGAAAATCTGCTTCCCTGATGTCGAGGAACTGCATCTTTAAACCTCGCGAATGGTGGCAATAAATTTTATATAGTCTGGCATTTACCCCCCTTTGCGAAGGGGGGACAGGGGGGATTTAGCCCAGGTGGCCACGGCATCCTGGCTGCAACGAAGTCAAATCCCCCTTTGCAAAAGGGGAAGCTGGATTGAGCTTGGAGAAGGTTGGCGAACCCTCCGCACCTATTTTCTTATATATGCTGCTCCAGCCCTTCGATGATCTTGGAGATGCGCTCGTGCTTGGTCTTGAGGCTCGCCCGGTTGACGATCAGGCGGCAGGTGATCTCGGCGATGGTCTCAATCTCGGCCAAGCCGTTTTGCTTCAGCGTCTCGCCGGTGGAAACAAGGTCAACGATGCGCTCGGAGAGGCCGACCAGCGGGGCCAACTCGATAGAGCCGTAGAGCTTGATCAGCTCGACCTGCACGCCCTTGGCCGCGAAATACTTCTCGGTGACGTTGGGGTACTTGGTGGCGATTCTGATGTTGTTCCAGGCGGCAGGATCGTCCTTGCTGGAGAGCTCGACCGGCTCGGCGACCATCAGGCGGCAGTAGCCGAACTTCAGGTCGAGCGGTTCATAGAGATCCTTCTCCGCCTCCATCAGGGTGTCCTTGCCGACGATGCCGAGGTCGGCGCAGCCGTACTCCACGTAGGTGGGGACGTCGGTGGCGCGCACGATCATGTAGCGCATCTTCTGCTCGTGGTTCTCGAAGACCAGCTTGCGGGTGTCGGAGAGGAGCTCTTCACAGTCGATGCCGATCTTCTTGAACAGGGCAACGGAGTCCTGCAGGATGCGGCCTTTCGGGATGGCGATGGTGACGTAGTCGGTCATTTTAAAAACTCCGTGGGAGCATGGCATTTGTCGGACCCGGGGAATCCGCCGGGGGTAAAGCTGGGGGGCACAACATCAGCGTGTTGTGCCCCCCCGGTAATTGCTACGGCGCGTCAACATCCGGGACGCGGACGATATCCGCGCCGAGGCCGGCGAGCTTCTTCTCGATATTCTCGTAACCGCGGTCCAGGTGATAGATCCTTGAGATCTCGCTGGTGTTGTCGGCGGCGAGGGCGGCGAGGATCAGGGAGGCGGAGGCCCTGAGGTCGGTGGCCATGACCGGCGCGCCGGAGAGCTTCTTGACGCCCTTCACGGTGGCGCTGTTCCCCTCGCAGATGATGTCCGCGCCGAAACGCAGCAGCTCCGAGACGTGCATGAAGCGGTTCTCGAAGATGTTCTCGGAGATCACGCTGGCACCTTCCGCGATGCACATGAGGGCCATGAACTGGGCCTGCATGTCGGTCGGGAAGCCCGGGTAGGGACGGGTCTTGATGTTGACGTTGCGGATTTTCTTGGGCCCCTTGACGCGGACCACGTTGTCCTTGTTGATGATCTCCACGCCGGCGTCCTGCAGCTTGAAGGTCAGCGCGTCCAGGTGCTCCAGGCGCATGTTCTTGATCTTGACGTCGCCGCCGGTGATGGCGGAGGCGATCATGAAGGTCCCGGCCTCGATGCGGTCCGGCATCACGGCGTGCTCGGCTGCCGTCAACTGCTCTACCCCCTTGATGCGGATAGTGTCGGTGCCGGCGCCCTCGATGTTGGCGCCCATCTTGGTAAGGATGTCGGCAAGGTCGACGATCTCCGGCTCGCGGGCCGCGTTTTCGAGGATGGTCTCACCCTGCGCGGTGGCTGCCGCCATGAGGAGCTGTTCGGTGCCGCCGACGGTGGAGATGTCGAAGTTGATGCGGGCGCCTTTCAGTTTCTTGGCTTTCGCCTCGACATAGCCGTGCTCCAGGGTGATCTCGGCGCCCAGCGCGGCAAGGCCTTTGAGGTGCAGGTTGATGGGACGTGCGCCGATGGCGCAGCCGCCGGGGAGCGATACGCGGGCCTGGCCGAAGCGGGCCAAAAGCGGGCCGAGAACCAGGACCGACGCGCGCATGGTGCGCACCAGGTCGTAAGTCGCTTCCCAGCTGTTCAGGTCGGTGGTGTCGATCTTGACCACGTTGCCGCGGCCGTCGACCCTGGCGCCCAGTTTTTCCAGCACCTTGATGGTGGTGTTGATGTCCCTCAGGAAGGGAACGTTACTGATGGTGTGGCACCCGGGTGCCAGAATGGTCGAGATGAATATGGGGAGGGCGGCGTTCTTCGACCCGCTGACGGTCACTTCTCCGGAGAGTTTGTTGCCACCTTTGATTACCAGTTTTTCCACTGTTACCTCTGTGCTCTTTTCTTTTGTTCAAGGCCCCGAGGGGCGGAAGGAAATGTTCAGGCGGTCAGCCTGCCGCCGACCACGCGCTCGATGCCTGCGGGATCGGTTTGGGTGAAGGCTTCTCCGGCGAAACCGCCGGCCTTCAAAAGCCCCAGCACCTGGGGTGCCTGTCCGGCTCCGACCTCGAAGATCAGCCAGCCGCCGGGGTTCAGATAGCCGGGCGCGTCGCCCACGATCCGCCGGTAGAAGTCGAGACCATCGGCCCCGCCGTCGAGCGCGCCCATCGGTTCGAAGCCGCGCACTTCGGCCTGCAACGTGGCCAGTTCGGAATTGGGAATATAGGGCGGGTTGGATACTACCATGTCGAAGCGTCGTCCCGCAAACGGTTCGAACAGGGAGCCCTGGAAAAATTGCACGGCGGCCTCGTTACGGTCGGCGTTACCGCGTGCCACCTCGAGGGCTTCCGCGGAAACGTCCACGGTGCAGACCTCGGCCTGCGGCATGGACTTGGCAAGCGCAATCGCCACGCAACCGCTACCGGTGCCGATATCGAGGATGCTGTTCGCGGCAGTAGCCCGGTTAATCGCCTCGGTCACCAGCACCTCGGTATCGTGGCGCGGGATCAGGACCGCCGGGGTGACTCGGAACTCGAGCCCCATGAATTCCTGGGTACCCAGGATGTACTGCAGCGGCTCGCGCTTGCCGCGCCGCGCCACCATGGTGCGGTAGGCGGCCAGCTCGGCGTCGGAAAGAGGCTTGTCGAAGTTCAGGTAGAGCCCGACCCGGTCCAGGGAGAGCGCCTCGCACAGCATCCACTCCGCTTCGAGACGCGGGTTTTCCACGCCTTTCTCGGCAAGGTAGCCTTTGGTCCAATTGAGAACCTTGAGGACATCCCATTTTTCGGGGGTGGTGGTCATGTCAAAATACCTGGGCGCTGTGGATGCGATGCCGTGGTGACCACGGCGCCGGGCAGCGGGATTACATACCTTCGCTTTGAGCCTGCAGGGCTTCCATCTGGTAGTGGGCGCGCAGGGCGTCGGCGATTTCGGCGATGTCGCCGGCCATGATGGAATCGAGGCGATACAGCGTGAGCCCGATGCGGTGATCGGTCATGCGCCCCTGCGGGAAGTTGTAGGTCCTGATACGCTCGCTGCGGTCGCCGCTGCCCACCTGGCTCTTCCTGTCGGCGGCCATCTTGGCGTTCTGCTCCATCACGATATTGTCCAGGATCCTGGACTTCAAGACCTTCATCGCTTTCGCGCGGTTCTTGATCTGGCTGCGCTCTTCCTGGCAGGCAACGACAGTGCCGGTCGGGAGGTGGGTGATCCTGACCGCGGAGTCGGTGGTGTTGACGTGCTGGCCACCCGCGCCGGAGGAACGATACACGTCGATCTTCAGGTCGGCCGGGTTGATGTCGATGTCGACGTCCTCGGCCTCGGGCATGACCGCCACGGTGCAGGCGGAGGTATGGATACGACCCTGCGCCTCGGTCTCGGGAACGCGCTGTACGCGATGGGTGCCGGACTCGTACTTCAGCTTCGCGAAGACGCCGTCGCCCTCGACCAGGGCGATCACCTCTTTGAAGCCGCCGCGCTCGGATTCGGAGGCGGAGATCACCTCAACCTTCCAGCGGTTCGTCTCGGCGAAGCGGCTGTACATGCGGAACAGGTCGCCCGCGAAGAGGGCGGACTCGTCGCCGCCGGTGCCAGCACGGATCTCGAGCACGACGCTCTTGTCGTCGTTGGGGTCCTTGGGGAGCAAGAGCAGTTGGATCTCGCTTTCCAGCTGCTCGCGGCGCTCCTCCAGGGTTTCGAGCTCGGCCTGGGCCATCTCGCGCATCTCCTGGTCCGGCTCCTTCAGGAGCTCCTGGTTGCCTTCGATGTCGGAGAGCACCTTTTTGTACTCGCGGTAGGCCGCGATCAGCTCGGACAGACCGGCGTGCTCCTTGGAGAGCTTCCGGAACTCCACCTGGTTCGCGAGCACCTCCGGATCGGAGAGGAGCGATTCCAGCTCGCCGAAACGGGTTTCAAGATCTGCTATTTTGTCGAACATGGACATGCGATATTCCTCAACAGGCCAACGGCCTCATTTTAATTAGTCACCCCCCCTTGCGGGAGAAGTTCATTTACACGACGAGCCGATCGTCCTTGAAGCCGTCGTTCAGTTCGAGGGCCACCTGCATCGACTTGATGGCGACTTCGATCTGGGAATCGTCGGGCTCGCGGGTGGTCAGCCGCTGCAGGGCGAGACCCGGGGCGATCACCATTCTCACCAGCGCGTGGTTGTCGTGCTTCGCCGTCCACTTGAGGACCTCGTAGGAAAGCCCGGCGATCATCGGCAGCAGGATCACCCTGGACCCGGCCTTGAAGTAGAAGGGCCACAGCTTCGGGATCAGGGAGAACACCACGATGCTCACCAGCATGACGATCAAGAGGAAGCTGGTGCCGCAACGCGGGTGCAGGCAGCTGTACTTCCTCACGTTGTCGACGGTGAGCTCCTCGCCCGCCTCGAAGGTGAAAATCGACTTGTGCTCGGCGCCGTGGTACTGGAACACCCGCTGGATGTCCTTCATGCGCGAGATGCCGATGATGTAGATCAGGAACACCGCGACCCGGATCACGCCGTCAACCAGGTTGAAAACGATGTTGGAGTCGCCGATGATCGGGACGAGCAGCTTGGTCAGGTAGAGCGGCAGGATGAAGAAGAGCAGGATGCCGAAGCCGAAGGCCGCGGCCATGGTGCCGGCGATGGCCCAGCTGTTGACCTCTTCCTTCTCCTCGTCCTCTGCGAGCGCCTCGTTGGCGGAGAAGTTGAGCGCCTTGATGCCGATGATGAGCGACGAGAAGAGCGCCACCGCTCCACGGACGATGGGGAGCTTGGTGATGGGGAAACGCTCGGAAAGCGGGATCACCGTCTCGCTCTTAACCGAGATGTCGCCGTCGGGCCTTCTCACCGCGATGGCCATCGAGCGCGGAGCCCGCATCATGACACCTTCCAGAACCGCCTGTCCGCCTATGTTTATCTTTGACACGTATTACCTCGTAAAACCCTTAGCCACGGAGACACTGAGAAAATCTGAGAAACCGGAATGGGTGGGCCTACATCTCCCGGAAGAATTCCCTGACATCGGCCATCTTGCCGCAGCACATGGCACCTTCGGGGCAGGGGCCGGCAAGACATCCGGGGCCGGCCTTGTCGAAAACGGTGGGCGCCACAGGCTTCACGAGACGGAGCATCTCGATGGCCATGGCGCGGATCTCCCACTGGGCCCGCTCGCAGCAGCGCACGGCAAAGAAGTGCAGAAGCTCCCGGGCGTTCATGGTGATGATGATCTTGGTTTCGGTGGCATTAGGGAGCAGGTAGCGCGCATCCTCGGCCGGAACACCCGCCTCGACCAGGGCGGCATAGGCCGCGTGCAGCGAGGCGACCTGGGCCTCGAAGAGCTCCAGGTGCTTGGGATTGTCCGCGATGGACTGCGGCGTAACCACCGCGAAGCGCTCCTTGTGCGAAACGTAGCGTTGGGACTGCTGGGAGAAAGAGGCGACCCGGTGCCGTACCAGCTGGTGGCTGGTGACGCGCGAGATCCCGTCCACACCGAAGGTGAAGGAGGCGTGCTCCAGCACCGACTGGTGCCCAAGCGACATGATCTTGTCCAGGAATTTTTTGACGTCAGCGCCGGAGAGTTTGTCCTTGAGCGCCTCGATGTCGGCCGACGAATAGCAGAGCCGGGCGGCCAGGGCGATGGTCAACTCGGGATCGGGGGTGTGCTGCAGAAGGGCAACCTTCATGAAGATCCTTCACATGCTGCGTTGTTTTGCAATCGGGCCATAGAAAACGAAACAAGGGGATTTCGCCATAGACAAAATCCCCTCCGAACGGATTCGCAACCGCGAAAGCCTACTTCTCCAGGTTGTATCTCTTGCGGAAGCGCTCGACACGGCCTGCGGTGTCGATGAGCTTCTGCTTGCCGGTGTAGAACGGGTGGCACTGCGAGCAGATCTCGGTGGAGATCTCCGCTTTGGTGGAACGGGTCTGGAACTGGTTACCGCACAGGCACTTTACGGTAATTTCTTCGTACTTGGGGTGGATCCCTTCTTTCATATCTTCCTCCTGGCGGGGCGCACCCCGTTATCTAACTTTGATGTTCTTGCCGGAAAGTAGTCATAAATAGCACCTTCACTGCAAGATTTCAACACTTTTTTACTTGCTCATGGAATCGAGGAAGGCCTGGTTGGTCTTGGTCCCCTGCAGCTTGGAGATCAGGAACTCCATGGAATCGACCACGTTCATGGGATGGAGCACCTTCCGGAGGATCCAGATGCGGTTCAAAGAGGCCTGCGGGATAAGGAGTTCTTCTTTCCTGGTGCCCGACTTGTTGATGTCGATGGCGGGGAAGGTCCTCTTCTCGACCAGCTTGCGGTCCAGGTGGAGCTCCATGTTGCCGGTGCCCTTGAACTCTTCGAAGATGACCTCGTCCATCTTGGAGCCGGTATCGACCAGGGCAGTGGCGATGATGGTGAGCGAGCCCCCTTCCTCGATGTTACGCGCCGCGCCGAAGAAGCGCTTCGGCTTGTGCAGGGCGTTGGAGTCGACACCACCGGAGAGGATCTTGCCGGAGGGCGGGATCACGGTGTTGTAGGCGCGGGCCAGACGGGTGATGGAGTCGAGCAGGATAACGACGTCGCGCTTGTGCTCGACCAGGCGCTTGGCCTTCTCGATGACCATCTCGGCCACCTGGATGTGGCGGGAGGCCGGCTCGTCGAAGGTGGAGGAGATGACCTCACCCTTAACGGAGCGCTGCATGTCGGTAACCTCTTCCGGGCGCTCGTCGATCAAGAGGACGATCAGGAACACCTCGGGATGGTTCAGCGCGATGGAGTTGGCGATGTTCTGGATCAGCATGGTCTTGCCGGTGCGCGGCGGAGCGACGATCAGGCCCCTCTGCCCCTTGCCGATCGGTGCGACCAGCTCCATGACACGGCTCGACATGTTGTCCGGGGTGGTCTCGAGGATGAGCTTCTCTTCCGGGTAGAGCGGGGTCAGGTTGTCGAAGAGGATCTTGTCGCGGGCGACCTCGGGAGACTCGTGATTGACGGTCTCGACCTTCAGGAGCGCGAAGTAACGCTCCCCTTCTTTGGGCGGCCTGATCTGGCCGGCAACGGTGTCGCCGGTATGCAGGTTGAAGCGGCGGATCTGGGACGGCGACACGTAGATGTCGTCCGGACCCGGCAGATAGTTGTAATCCGGCGCCCTCAGGAAGCCGAACCCGTCAGGCAGGGTCTCGAGGACCCCCTCGCCGAAGATCATGCCGTTCTTCTCGGTCTGGGCGTTGAGGATAGCGAAGATCAGGTCCTGTTTCCTGAGACTGGACGCCCCCTCGATGTTCAACGCCTTGGCAATGGCCGTGAGATCGTTGATTTTCTTTTCTTTAAGTTCCTGTAGGTTCATCTGTTCTCCTGATATGGCGCAAATATAGATCTAACGGCAAAATGCCTGACTGGGAATATGGGAATGTCTCACCGATGCGGCATGGGTAACATGCGAGGCGTGCCTGACGAGCGCTATCGTGTAAAGGATCTGTGAGTAAGTACGCCTTGAATTTATTCTTGAGGTGTCGGTACCGGTTCGGTATGAGAAAAAAATTGGGGTATTAAAAGGTGTCTGCAAAAGGTCTTATTGAGGATATTGAGAATTTATACCCTTCCCCTCGTTACCTTGTCAACTTTATTTTTTCCGTCCTTTATAGCCGGGGCGGCGCCCGAACAACTGGAACCTACAGGGATTCCACGGCTGAAGGTGGTCAAATTATTGGCTCTCATTCCGGATAGTTGACGCTACAGACCCCGTTTCCGGGCCTTGGTCAACATCTTTTGCAGTATCGGTGCCATACTTGGCACCGCTGCGCCGCTTTCTGCGAGCCTTCTGCCTTTTCAGCTTTTCCGCAGCCAATTCTTTCTTGGTCATGCCGCCGCCGGCCCCCTCGATCTTCTCCAGCAGCAGCCGCCGCGCCAGGAACCGGTTCAGTGACTGGCTGCGCGATTCCATGCATTTCACTTCCAGCCCGCTGGGGAGGTGTTTCAGGTAGACGCAGGACGAGCTCTTGTTGACGTGCTGACCGCCGCGGCCTGAGGAATGGACAAAGCGCTCCTCCAGGTCCTTCTCCGCGATCCCGAGCTGTTCCATCTTCGCCTTCAGCCAGCGGTTCTTTTCCTCGCTCACCGCAAAATCAGCCATTGCCCCCTCCCTTCTTCGAGTCCGGCCATGATAGCGTCCGGCAATGGGGAAGTCAAAAGGTGCCGACAAGAGGACGAACGGGAGCACCCGTAATCCCGAAAGAGATTGCTACTGGCAAATAACTATTTGCCCTGCCAAAGCCCCACCCACACCGCCCGATGGCTAGCGAGGTCCGGGGCCGCCGTAAGGGAGAATAATTGTTCGCCCTTGCAGGTCGCGGAACGACAACCTGGGCCTCCTTGGTATAATCTCCGGCTGATTCCGGAGGTGCGTTTATGACAGCTATCAGCAGGCGCGCATTCCTAGCCGGCGGGATCGCCTTTTTTCCCTACCTCTACTACCAGCGGGTTTCGGTGGCGGTGCGGCGCTACCGGGTGCCGGTGCACAACCTACCCCCACCTTTCCACGGCTTCACCATCCTGCATATCACCGACCTGCACGACAAGGAATTCGGGGACCACGGTGAGGATCTGCTTGCGATACTGCGTCCATTGCACTTTGACCTCGTGGCCGTCACGGGAGACCTGGTGCTGCGGACCTCGCCAAGGGTGGAGGCAGCCCTCGAATTGATCAGGGGAATTCGCAGCTTTTCCAAGAGCCCGATCTTCTCGGTGAGCGGCAATCACGAATGGGGCGCGCAACTGGCACCGCAAGTCAACGCGGAACTGGAACAGGCTGGTGTCAGGGTGCTGACCAACGAAGCGGAGCTGCTGCGAGGTGGGGAGGACCGGCTCTGGGTGGCCGGGGTGGACGATCCCGTAACCGGAAGGGCGAACTTGACGCAGGCGCTAAGCCGTACTGATACCCGCCAACCGCGCCTGCTGCTGGCCCATTCGCCGCACCCCTTCCCGCAGGCGGTGCAGGACGGTGTGGACCTGATGCTGGTTGGCCACACCCACGGGGGACAGATCCGCGTCCCCTTGATCGGCGCCCTCTACGTTCCCTTCATGGGTTACCTGCCAAGGTGGGATTACGGCCTGTACCGACAAGGGAAGAGCACCATGATCGTCAACGGCGGTCTGGGGGAGAGTGGGGTCCCGATCCGCATCAACAACCCTCCCGAAGTGGCGCTGGTAACCCTGTACCCTTCGGACCCCACCCAGTTCTCAGCAAAGGAGGTAATGGGCTAGTCGCGCGTCGTCGGCATGACGACGTCGGCCATAATATCCGCGATCCGCTGCGCCGACAGGCGGGCGTTGTT
This window of the Geomonas agri genome carries:
- the rho gene encoding transcription termination factor Rho, with protein sequence MNLQELKEKKINDLTAIAKALNIEGASSLRKQDLIFAILNAQTEKNGMIFGEGVLETLPDGFGFLRAPDYNYLPGPDDIYVSPSQIRRFNLHTGDTVAGQIRPPKEGERYFALLKVETVNHESPEVARDKILFDNLTPLYPEEKLILETTPDNMSSRVMELVAPIGKGQRGLIVAPPRTGKTMLIQNIANSIALNHPEVFLIVLLIDERPEEVTDMQRSVKGEVISSTFDEPASRHIQVAEMVIEKAKRLVEHKRDVVILLDSITRLARAYNTVIPPSGKILSGGVDSNALHKPKRFFGAARNIEEGGSLTIIATALVDTGSKMDEVIFEEFKGTGNMELHLDRKLVEKRTFPAIDINKSGTRKEELLIPQASLNRIWILRKVLHPMNVVDSMEFLISKLQGTKTNQAFLDSMSK
- a CDS encoding peptide chain release factor family protein, whose amino-acid sequence is MADFAVSEEKNRWLKAKMEQLGIAEKDLEERFVHSSGRGGQHVNKSSSCVYLKHLPSGLEVKCMESRSQSLNRFLARRLLLEKIEGAGGGMTKKELAAEKLKRQKARRKRRSGAKYGTDTAKDVDQGPETGSVASTIRNESQ
- a CDS encoding metallophosphoesterase, which encodes MTAISRRAFLAGGIAFFPYLYYQRVSVAVRRYRVPVHNLPPPFHGFTILHITDLHDKEFGDHGEDLLAILRPLHFDLVAVTGDLVLRTSPRVEAALELIRGIRSFSKSPIFSVSGNHEWGAQLAPQVNAELEQAGVRVLTNEAELLRGGEDRLWVAGVDDPVTGRANLTQALSRTDTRQPRLLLAHSPHPFPQAVQDGVDLMLVGHTHGGQIRVPLIGALYVPFMGYLPRWDYGLYRQGKSTMIVNGGLGESGVPIRINNPPEVALVTLYPSDPTQFSAKEVMG